From Cygnus atratus isolate AKBS03 ecotype Queensland, Australia unplaced genomic scaffold, CAtr_DNAZoo_HiC_assembly HiC_scaffold_561, whole genome shotgun sequence:
GGCTTCTTGTGGTTAGTGCCTTTTTTGGTAttggatgcttttcttttattgctctATCCTACATACAGatcttcagagctgtgctgaggatcCCCTCGCAGCAGGgacggcacaaagccttttccacgtgcctccctcacctggcttCCATCTCCCTGTTTCTCAGCACACTcatgtttgcctacctgaagcccccctctgTGTCCTTCCCATTCCTGGACCTGGTGGTTTCGTTTCTGTACACGGTGATACCTCCAGCATTGAATCCACtaatctacagcatgaggaaccaggagctca
This genomic window contains:
- the LOC126913754 gene encoding olfactory receptor 14C36-like, with the translated sequence MAYDRYVAICKPLHYGTLLGTRACTSMAAAAWGSGFLNALMETANTFSLPLCQGNALNQFFCEIPQILKLSCSNSYPREVGLLVVSAFFGIGCFSFIALSYIQIFRAVLRIPSQQGRHKAFSTCLPHLASISLFLSTLMFAYLKPPSVSFPFLDLVVSFLYTVIPPALNPLIYSMRNQELKVALRKLMTRCVSK